A single genomic interval of Magnetococcales bacterium harbors:
- a CDS encoding co-chaperone YbbN: MSSSPWIIEANTQNFRSQVVERSRTTPVLVDFWAPWCNPCRTLGPILEKLAREGEGRFVLAKVNSDQNPDLGRYFQVKSIPAVKLIINGQVVDEFTGALPESGIRKFLDKAIPSPEDRLAEQGMMLEESGDLNRAAGCYQAVLERNAAHAPSLLGMARIYLAAGEKEQAKAFLEKLPAKEAESPEAKSLKAQIEFDASDLDTSALEARIAADPGDLQARLDLGRALVGDEQFAAGMDQFLAVVRADRSFQEDAGRKAMLQVFDLLGPKHPLVVQYRSKLSSILFS, from the coding sequence ATGAGTTCTTCTCCGTGGATCATCGAAGCGAATACACAGAACTTTCGCAGCCAGGTGGTGGAGCGTTCCCGCACCACGCCGGTACTGGTGGATTTTTGGGCTCCCTGGTGCAATCCCTGCCGCACATTGGGGCCCATTCTGGAGAAGCTGGCCCGTGAGGGTGAGGGGCGCTTTGTGCTGGCCAAGGTCAACTCCGACCAGAACCCCGATCTGGGGCGCTATTTCCAGGTCAAGAGCATTCCGGCGGTGAAGTTGATCATCAACGGGCAGGTGGTGGATGAGTTCACCGGGGCGTTGCCGGAGTCGGGGATCCGCAAGTTTCTCGACAAGGCCATTCCCAGCCCGGAGGATCGGCTGGCCGAGCAGGGTATGATGTTGGAGGAAAGCGGGGATTTGAACCGGGCTGCCGGTTGTTATCAGGCGGTATTGGAGCGCAATGCCGCCCATGCCCCGAGTCTGTTGGGCATGGCCCGCATCTACCTTGCGGCAGGGGAGAAGGAGCAGGCCAAGGCGTTTCTGGAAAAACTGCCCGCCAAGGAGGCCGAGTCCCCGGAGGCCAAGTCGCTGAAGGCGCAGATTGAATTCGATGCCTCCGATCTGGACACCTCGGCGTTGGAGGCGCGTATCGCCGCCGACCCTGGTGATCTTCAGGCCCGTCTGGACCTGGGACGGGCTCTGGTCGGGGATGAACAGTTCGCTGCGGGCATGGATCAGTTTCTGGCGGTGGTGCGGGCGGATCGCTCCTTCCAGGAGGATGCGGGTCGCAAGGCGATGCTGCAGGTATTCGATCTTCTCGGTCCGAAACATCCCTTGGTGGTGCAGTATCGCTCAAAGCTCTCCTCGATTCTCTTTTCGTGA
- a CDS encoding glutamate racemase yields the protein MEGNTISGREDPHPIGIFDSGIGGLTVLRALLGQLPGEQYLYLGDTARVPYGSKSARTVARYTLQVADYLLAREVKALVVACNTASAMGLPALVETIPIPVVGVIEPGCKAALAASQTGRIGVIATRSTVASGAYASTLSQLDKRLRTISLPCPLFVPLVEEGWLDHAATRLIVADTLAPLQGQKIDTLILGCTHYPLLKPLIQEVMGDKVHLVDSAQAVAEELSAILGSRLFPAPARRKGGLQLMVTDTAERFREVAQRFLGGMALGEVLTVDL from the coding sequence ATGGAAGGAAACACCATTTCAGGGCGTGAGGATCCCCATCCCATCGGCATTTTCGACTCGGGAATCGGCGGATTGACGGTACTTCGGGCCCTTCTGGGGCAGCTTCCCGGAGAACAGTATCTCTATCTGGGGGATACGGCGCGGGTGCCTTACGGTTCCAAATCGGCCCGCACCGTGGCGCGTTACACCCTGCAGGTGGCCGATTATCTTCTGGCCCGCGAGGTCAAGGCTCTGGTGGTGGCTTGCAACACCGCCTCGGCCATGGGCTTGCCCGCTCTGGTCGAGACCATTCCCATCCCGGTGGTGGGGGTGATCGAGCCGGGCTGCAAGGCGGCCCTGGCTGCCAGCCAAACCGGACGCATCGGGGTGATCGCCACCCGCTCCACCGTGGCCAGCGGAGCCTATGCCTCAACCCTCTCCCAGTTGGACAAGCGACTGCGCACCATTTCCCTGCCATGCCCCCTTTTCGTGCCCCTGGTCGAGGAGGGTTGGCTGGACCACGCCGCCACCCGGCTGATCGTGGCCGACACCCTGGCCCCGTTACAGGGGCAGAAGATCGACACCCTGATTCTGGGATGCACCCATTATCCGCTGCTGAAACCGCTGATCCAGGAGGTCATGGGGGATAAAGTGCATCTGGTCGATTCCGCCCAGGCGGTGGCGGAAGAGCTTTCCGCCATCCTGGGCAGCCGCCTCTTCCCCGCCCCCGCCCGGCGCAAAGGGGGGTTGCAACTGATGGTCACCGATACGGCGGAACGCTTCCGCGAAGTGGCGCAACGCTTTCTGGGTGGGATGGCTTTGGGGGAAGTGTTGACGGTGGATCTTTAG